GATCCCGATCGCCAAGATTGTGCAGATCATAACAGTTCCCGATCCCTTTAATCCAGACCGGCTGATCGGTTATTTTTAACGCCGTCTCCTCAGAGGCTATGAGCATAGCGCAAGCACCGTCCGAAATCGGCTTGGAATCAAGGATTTTAATCGGGTCGGCTATCAGGCGTGAACCCAAAACCTCTTCAACGGTAATATCCGACTGAAGTTGGGCATAGGGATTACCTTTACCATTTTTACGATTTTTCACTACCGCTTCGGCACACTGCCTTTCACTGATTCCATAGGTCTCCATGTACCTCCTCGCTTGCAGAGCCGCACCCACTTGGTAGTCCAGGCCAAGGGGCCGCAGATATATCGGATCCAAACCGGCATTCTCTATAATACTCCTTACAGTTGCCGATTCTTTTCGATGGCTCACCACCAAAACCAGGTCATAGGTCCCGGAGAGTATCTGTACCGTCGCCAGATAAACCGCCTGGGCGCCATCTGCCGAGACCTTCACCTCCGGCATTCCATGTGCCCCAAGTTCCCGCTGAATACAAAACTGTGAGATCACCCTGGCATCCCAATAATCCTCACAGCAGGACACAATGGCATCAATTCCCGGACCTTTTATCGCTCTGTCCGCCCAGGTCAAATTTAATCTTTGGGTTACCTTTTCGACGACTTCCCACACCAATTCTTCATAACTGACGTCCATTCGGCTCGCAGCATATTTCGTCTGCGCTGCTGCCACAATCGCTGCCCTCTTTGCCATATATCGTCCCCTTTTCCGCAAGGCGCTTTGTAAATTGTTTCGAAAATGACGGATTTATTGACCGTCACCCATAAAATCTATTTTTATAAAGAACAAGCGCTCGCTCTTTATATAAATTTTTATTTGCGGGTTGTCAACCTTTTTTTATAAGAATGCAGAGTAATTTTGACAGGCCAGGCCGTTCCAATAAATTAATCTAAAGAGACGTTCTGATATTTACACTTCTCTACAACTTGTGCTAATATGTTGATAGCATATTGCTAAGTCTCCTTCCCAACCTCCCCGCTTCAGGACCCCCGGAAAGGAGATTTTATCGTGCCTTACTAATAAACTCTTATTTAGAGAATCTGGGAATTTATCTCTAACCGAATATAGGGATGACAACATGACAAAATTGATCAAGAGTCTGAAAGCCAAAAAAATCAAACCAAAAAGACCAAATGGTTCCGTGCGCTCTCCTAAAAAGGAAGAGTTAGTCGCTACCAGAGAAAGCCAAATTGCTGCTGGCGCATCCAACGTCATGCTTAAGAAAGGATACCACGCAGCCACTACCCGCGAAATAGCACAGGAATGCGGTATGTCCATGGGTCAGCTCTATTCTTATATTACCTCCAAAGACGACATCCTCTATATTGTGTTCAGGCAGATGTACCAGGTATTTATAGAACACATCCAGATGAGCAAACAGGAAAAAGCAAAAGATCCGGTCGATAGACTCAGGAAGGCCCTCTTTTACACTCTGAAATTCACTGGCAGTCAAAGAAAATTCATTCAACTTCTTTTTACGGAAAGCAGGCATTTAGACAAACCGCATTTGGATGAAATCCTGGATATGGATAAAAAATTTATCCTCACCTTTTGGCGGGAAATGCTGTCGGAATTTGATTTATTTAAAACCAGCGAAAAGGATCTGGATTTTGCGGCCAGTGTTGTTCATTACCTTTTAGTGTTCTTGCCTTTAAGGTCCTGGACGGTTGCCGACCGCCCATTAGAGGAAAATATTAATTCCCTGATTGAGTTTATTTTGAGGGGCCTCGGGCTTACAGGTGCACCCTCTATCAAATAATGAGCTAAAAAATCTAACGGTGCCCCATCAACATATTTGGAAGAAAAGTGGCTATTGAGGGAAACAGAAATATCATGATCAAGCCCATGATAAGGACGACGAGAAAGGGATAGACCCCATCGTAAATGACCTTGAGGGGCTCTCCCGTAATCTGCTTTACCAGAAAAACGCCAATGGCCACCGGTGGGATCACCACCCCGATCATAATCGTGATACTGATTACCATAGCGAACCATATAGGGTCAAAACCCAACTTCAGGATGACGGGGAAAAAGACCGGGGTGGCCAGGATCATGAAGGCGAGATCATCTATAAAGGACCCGCCGATCA
Above is a genomic segment from Deltaproteobacteria bacterium containing:
- a CDS encoding TetR/AcrR family transcriptional regulator, which produces MTKLIKSLKAKKIKPKRPNGSVRSPKKEELVATRESQIAAGASNVMLKKGYHAATTREIAQECGMSMGQLYSYITSKDDILYIVFRQMYQVFIEHIQMSKQEKAKDPVDRLRKALFYTLKFTGSQRKFIQLLFTESRHLDKPHLDEILDMDKKFILTFWREMLSEFDLFKTSEKDLDFAASVVHYLLVFLPLRSWTVADRPLEENINSLIEFILRGLGLTGAPSIK
- a CDS encoding thiolase family protein, which translates into the protein MAKRAAIVAAAQTKYAASRMDVSYEELVWEVVEKVTQRLNLTWADRAIKGPGIDAIVSCCEDYWDARVISQFCIQRELGAHGMPEVKVSADGAQAVYLATVQILSGTYDLVLVVSHRKESATVRSIIENAGLDPIYLRPLGLDYQVGAALQARRYMETYGISERQCAEAVVKNRKNGKGNPYAQLQSDITVEEVLGSRLIADPIKILDSKPISDGACAMLIASEETALKITDQPVWIKGIGNCYDLHNLGDRDLADCRALELAAKRAYAMAGIQDIRRQVDIAEISGEYSYQELMWAEGLGFCDRGKGGLLIERGEEEVGGRISLNPSGGLLSGVPCGVAGMSRVAEGFLQLRHEASGRQVQSARTALAHGVTGCCGQAHCVIILGI